The DNA segment TCTACCTTACGTGTTTCCATGCACCGTACAGAGTTCTTGGTGCTTAAGATGAGAACGCGGGTGTCTTCCAGTAATCTGAACGCTATATCTACCTTGTGCCTTACACCCGGTATTAGGGGATCGGGGTAGTCGAGGAGCCTTAAACCACTGTATATGGCTTCCATGACGTTTAGGTACTTTTCGGCCTCAGAAATTCTTAGCTCATTCAGCAACTTGATGATAAGTCGCCTTAATTCACCTACAAGGTCTCCTAAACCCTGCAAATAAGGCACAATAGGTACCTTTAATTCATCGAACGCGGGGACGTTACTCTCCACCACGATGGAGTAAAAGAGGTGCGCTTCAACGTACTCGCTTAGCCCGTTATACGTTAGCCCAGAGTACTTTAGGTCGTGGTGTCTTTCAACAAGATTTAGCAGTTTTTCTACCAGTTCACGCGCCTTAAGGAGGCTTGACTTCGCTTCTTCCTGCTTACCGCCATGAACACTGTTTATGGCGCTACCTGACAGCCTTATAATCTCGCGTGTTAATTTAATCAATTCCTCCCTGACGGCGTCCTTCTCTCTAAGAGCGTTATCTATTCTCTCTACATCCCTAGCAATAGTGTTGGTAAGTCTATGTATAAGGGGCTCCACAGGCCTTCACCGCTCTCTTAAAATTAGCATTAACACTAACAAAACTTTTAAGGTGCTACAAAGGAAATATCTACAGCGGAGTACCCGCCGTAGCTCAGCGGTAGAGCGCCCGGCTGTAGTGAGGGCGGGCACCGGGTGGTCGGGGGTTCGAGTCCCCCCGGCGGGATTTAATCCCAGCTAACGGTTCTGAGCTAGTAACAGCAATTTACTAACTTTGGATCACTGCCATTTCGCGGCTAAGTCGCTAGAAGGATTCAGCACGGCTCTTCTACATCACGTGTCAGGTTCGCGGTTGTACATCATCAACCGCATATTAATGGTTTCGTAATCTCATAAACCTTTTCTTTAAACAGCTTTCGATCGAGTTCTAGCGCCCTCGCGCGCCCATTAAGACTTAGCATGTTCCAGAGATGCTGGTTCTCTGCGATGTCTTTTATGGTACAATAAGCCTCCTTCACGGACCTATAAGGTCTCGCTACCAGTGGGTTTTGCTGAGCTACATCTATCCAGGTCCCAGAATCTACGGGTACTATAGCCGGCGTACCGGCAGCCATGGCCTCGACAACGCTTATGCCGAAATGCTCCTTGGGCGTTACGTGTATGTATGCCAGGGCGGTCCTGTATAGTTCTATGAGGTCTTCCCTTGATATGTTAACGAGTATGTCGAGGTAGTCGTCTACGCGCTCCTTTAAGGCCAGTTCTACCAGGGCATCGTACAGCGGTTTATTGTAACTCGAGAGGACACCTACAACCGTAACCCTGATACCGTGTTTCTTGAGCA comes from the Desulfurococcaceae archaeon genome and includes:
- a CDS encoding haloacid dehalogenase yields the protein MEPLIHRLTNTIARDVERIDNALREKDAVREELIKLTREIIRLSGSAINSVHGGKQEEAKSSLLKARELVEKLLNLVERHHDLKYSGLTYNGLSEYVEAHLFYSIVVESNVPAFDELKVPIVPYLQGLGDLVGELRRLIIKLLNELRISEAEKYLNVMEAIYSGLRLLDYPDPLIPGVRHKVDIAFRLLEDTRVLILSTKNSVRCMETRKVENYMSQT